The following are from one region of the Oncorhynchus masou masou isolate Uvic2021 chromosome 24, UVic_Omas_1.1, whole genome shotgun sequence genome:
- the LOC135511907 gene encoding delta-like protein D: MGRQSLVIAVILCVLICQGFCSGVFELKLQEFLNKKGVTGNTNCCKGASVIQKCECKTFFRICLKHYQVNVSPEPPCTYGGAMTPVLGSNSFQVPETTAESFANPIPFSFGFTWPGTFSLIIEALHTDSDNDLSTDNPEGLISRFTTQKHLTVGDKWSSDLQTSGRTELKYSYRFVCDEHYYGEGCSVFCRPRDDAFGHFTCGDRGEIICNSGWKGTYCTEPICLPGCGEEHGFCDKPGECKCRVGFSGRYCDDCIRYPGCLHGTCQQPWQCSCLEGWGGLFCNQDLNYCTHHKPCMNGATCTNTGQGSYTCSCKPGFTGASCEIEVNECSDNPCQNGGSCTDLENTYTCACPPGFYGNSCELSAMTCADGPCFNGGRCADNPEGGYYCQCPLGYAGFNCEKKIDHCTSNPCSNGAQCMDLVNSYMCQCPEGFSGANCEDNIDECANYPCQNGGTCLDGMNDYTCTCPPGYTGKNCSSTIRKCEHNPCHNGATCHERYNRYVCACVPGYGGHNCQFLLPGDPQGQPGMEGAGKRYSDEEDQGTFPWTAVCAGIILALLLLVACAVLVVYIRVKVQQRSQQGDTHSESETMNNLANNCQRPDKDLSVSGIGTTGVKNTNKKVDFHSDNAGGEQNGLKSRCSSTDYNLVHELKPEDVLKEDQEKSEAKCSESNGSESFCSDSEFEEKHRKRLRSDASEKKRPEESTCNEASMCNDTKYQSVYVISDEKDECIIATEV; the protein is encoded by the exons ATGGGACGCCAGTCGCTTGTGATAGCTGTCATCCTTTGTGTCTTGATATGCCAG GGTTTCTGTTCAGGGGTTTTCGAGTTGAAGTTGCAAGAGTTTCTCAACAAGAAAGGAGTGACAGGCAATACAAACTGCTGCAAAGGAGCCTCTGTGATTCAGAAGTGTGAATGCAAAACGTTTTTTAGAATCTGCTTGAAGCATTATCAAGTCAATGTATCACCGGAACCCCCTTGTACCTATGGTGGTGCGATGACTCCTGTCCTCGGATCAAACTCCTTCCAAGTGCCTGAAACAACTGCAGAATCATTCGCCAACCCTATTCCGTTTTCTTTTGGATTCACGTGGCCG GGGACATTCTCTCTCATCATTGAGGCCCTACATACGGATTCTGACAATGATCTTTCAACAG ATAACCCTGAAGGTCTGATCAGTCGCTTCACCACTCAGAAGCATCTGACAGTGGGCGATAAGTGGTCCTCTGATTTACAGACTAGTGGAAGAACAGAGCTGAAGTACTCCTACCGATTTGTTTGTGATGAGCATTACTACGGGGAGGGTTGTTCTGTTTTCTGCCGTCCACGAGATGATGCCTTCGGTCACTTCACCTGTGGGGACCGTGGCGAGATCATCTGCAACTCAGGATGGAAGGGAACCTACTGCACTGAAC CAATCTGTCTTCCTGGTTGTGGCGAGGAGCACGGGTTCTGTGACAAGCCTGGTGAATGCAA GTGTAGAGTTGGCTTCAGTGGGCGTTACTGTGATGACTGCATCCGCTATCCAGGTTGTCTTCATGGCACCTGCCAGCAGCCGTGGCAGTGTAGCTGCCTGGAGGGGTGGGGTGGCCTCTTCTGCAACCAAG ATCTCAACTACTGCACACACCACAAGCCCTGCATGAATGGAGCCACTTGTACCAATACTGGCCAGGGTAGCTACACCTGCTCCTGTAAACCCGGCTTCACTGGGGCCAGCTGTGAGATTGAGGTTAATGAATGTTCCGACAACCCCTGCCAAAATGGGGGAAGCTGCACT GATTTAGAAAACACATACACATGTGCCTGCCCCCCAGGCTTCTATGGCAACAGCTGTGAGCTCAGTGCCATGACCTGTGCCGATGGGCCTTGCTTTAACGGTGGACGCTGTGCTGACAACCCAGAGGGAGGATACTACTGCCAGTGTCCTCTCGGCTATGCCGGATTCAACTGTGAGAAGAAGATCGACCACTGCACCTCCAACCCATGCTCCAACG GTGCCCAGTGTATGGACCTTGTGAACTCCTACATGTGCCAGTGCCCTGAGGGCTTCTCCGGAGCCAACTGCGAGGACAACATTGATGAGTGCGCCAACTACCCCTGCCAGAACGGTGGCACATGCTTGGATGGCATGAACGATTACACCTGCACCTGCCCACCTGGATACACCGGCAAGAACTGCAGCTCGACCATCAGAAAATGTGAGCACAATCCCTGCCACAACGGAGCCACCTGCCACGAGAGGTATAATCGCTATGTGTGCGCCTGTGTGCCAGGCTACGGTGGCCATAACTGCCAGTTCCTCCTGCCAGGGGACCCCCAGGGCCAACCCGGGATGGAAGGAGCTGGTAAGAGATACTCTGATGAAGAGGACCAAGGCACATTCCCCTGGACCGCAGTGTGTGCTGGGATTATCCtggcgctgctgctgctggtggccTGTGCCGTGCTGGTGGTTTACATCCGGGTCAAGGTGCAGCAGAGGAGTCAGCAGGGAGACACCCACAGTGAGAGTGAGACCATGAACAACCTGGCCAACAACTGTCAACGGCCTGACAAGGACCTATCTGTCAGCGGGATCGGCACGACAGGGGtcaagaacaccaataagaaagTGGACTTTCACTCGGACAATGCTGGAGGAGAGCAGAATGGCCTCAAGTCCCGATGCTCGTCAACGGATTATAATCTGGTGCATGAGCTGAAGCCAGAAGATGTGTTGAAAGAGGACCAAGAAAAGAGTGAAGCAAAGTGTTCCGAATCAAATGGTTCTGAATCTTTTTGTTCTGACAGTGAGTTTGAAGAGAAACACAGAAAACGTTTAAGGAG TGACGCCTCAGAAAAGAAACGTCCAGAGGAGTCGACATGCAACGAAGCATCGATGTGCAATGACACAAAGTACCAGTCAGTCTACGTCATATCAGACGAGAAAGATGAATGTATCATTGCAACTGAG GTGTAA